GTGACGCTGATGCGGGTCGCTTCACGGATTTCTGCGGCCTGGAGCGCCTGGGTAAACAGCGCGAGGTCGTCCTTGTTGCCCTGCACGACATACGTGCCGGCATCGAGCGGGTTCAGTTTCACCGCGCCGCTGACCGTGGCGAGGCGGGTGAGCAGGTCTGCCGAGAGAGTGGTGGACACGGTGCGCTGCTCCAGCGAGAGGGGGGGTGGCGGTGCTGGCGTAGGAACGGGAGCAGCGGCCGCCTTCTGCGCGGCTTCCTGCTGTGCCGTGGCCTGCTGAGCGGCGACTTGAGCTGCTTTCTGGGCCGCTTCTTGATCATTGAGCTTCTGCTGCGCCGCGTCCTGATCGGCCTTTTGCTGCGCGGCTGCTTTCTGCGCGGCTTCCTGGGCAGCCACCTCGGCGTCATGGGCGGCCTGGGCATCCGACGCCAGCTGCTTGAGGGTTGTCAGGGCCTTCTGAATCTTGTCCGGGTTGTCGCTCTGCAGGTAGGCCCGGCCATATGCCACGGTGATGGTCACGCCGTACAGCTCGTCAATGGCTTTCTGCGCGAGGGCCGGATCAACGTCGCCGATCTGCACGTCGGCGGAGACCTTGGTGGGGATCTTTGCGGCGGCGGGCAGGGGTTTGCTCATGCCGAGCAGGAGTTTCTGGACATCCTGAATCTGCGCGGGTGATCCACTGACGATGGTGGTGCCGTTGATCGGCAGCACCTGTGCGCCCGTCAGGCCACTCAGCCGCCGCGCGTCATCATCGTTGATCGTGACCGGAACGACGCTCCGTGCGCTGCCCGGTACGACATTCAGCCGGTCCACGTAAATCGCCGGGGCGACCACCAGGGTGTTGCCGATCAGCTGCCCTTTGATAGCGTCCTGATACAGACTCAGCAGCTGCTCTAACGCGGCGCGGGCCGTCAGGCCTTTGAAATTCGTGTTGACCTGAAACGGCGGGATGTCACGGGCGAGCAGGGTCAGGCCACTGGCGCGGGCGATGACGTTCAGGACCGTGCTGAGGGGCGCACCCGCCGGGAGCACGACGGTCAAGGGCTTGTCGAGGCGCGGGTTACCGGTGAGCTGGACCGCTAGGCTCGGCAGGCGTGAGGCAGTCGCGGTGGCGCCGAGTGCGGACGCGGGCACGGCCAGGAGGAGCGTGAGGGAGAGGGCGAGCAGGGACTTATTCATGGGGAAACCTCAAGCGGGACTTTGGTGATGTGTCCATCGGTGTTGAGTGTGAGTGTCGTTGGGGTGACGCCCATCACAACGGTGGCGGTGCCTGGAATGGTCTGGCCCGCGCTGACGGTTTCATCGCGGTCCTGCAGGTGCACGATGGCGAGCAGGCCCTGGTCGGTGTCGCTGTACCCGAGGTAGTGCAGGTCGGCCGTGGCGGCTGTGGGTGTGGGGGTGTTCGTGGACGGCAGTGGAATGGCGGTGCCGTCTGGACGGGTCAGGGTGACGGGACCGGGTGTGGTGCGCTGCGAGGGAAGGGGCAGCGCTGTGCCGGTGGCAGGTGGGGGCGTGTAGACGACGGCGTTCCCACCTGGTGCTGTGGGGAGTGGCGTCGGCGCTGGTGCGCTGGGAAGTGGAATGGCGGCGGCGCTCTGCGGCAGTGCGGTCTGAGGGAGGGCAGCGGGTGGGACATACGCCTTGGGCTGGGAGGTGATGGCGGGCGCTGGCACCTTGGGCGCGGTGGGCACGGCGACGGCTGTGCGGCGCGCTGGAGCGGGGACGGGGAGGGGGGCGCTGCTCAGGGCAATCACGGGCGAGGTGGCGGCAGGGGGGAGTGCGGGGAGCGGCGAGACTGGCACGGGTGCAGGGGTGGGCGCACTGACGGGCAGGGCGACCAGCGGGCGACTGTCGACGGTGGAAATGTGGATTGGGCGGACGGGTTTCGGCGTGACGGCCTCGGCGGTGCTGTCGGTGGGCGTGCCGAGGCCACCTTTGGCGACGAAGGTGGCGGCTAGGGCTGGATCGGGGGGCACCAGGGCCGCCTGGACGCCTGTGTCGCTCGGGTCGCTGGTCTTGGGGGGCGGCGGGGTGCTGCTCGGCTTTGGAGCCGCGCTAGCAGGCTGCACAGGCGGGGGGCCACTTGGAATGATGACGGCAGCGGCGGTGGCCCGACCAAGCGGCGCGGTCGGGTGCGGCGTTGGCGTGTGGGCTGCAGGAGTGCCCGGCCCTGTGGCTGTGCTTTTGAGCGGGGGTGTGGGGGTGGCGAGCGGGGGTGTTGCCGTCGAGACGGGAGGAGCGGCTGGCAGCAGCGCTGTTGATTCCTCGACGGGAATCGGTGAAGGGAAGAGCAGGGGTCGGGCAAGGAGCGCCGCACCGATGACCAGCGCAGCGGTTGCACCCAGGATTATCCTGTTGCGGGGCGTCCGTGCAGGACGCTGACCGCGCACCGTGCCGCTTTCGGCAGTGGTGTCGGGTGCTTGCATGGGGGCTGCGTTTCGGTTGGGACGCGGTGCTCTGAGGGTCGCGATCCAGGAGGGGCTGGTGTCGGTGGGTTGACGGGGCGTGCGGAGGCGTGGAGCGCGCCGCTGGCGGCGGTCCGTCGGTTCGGCGGGCAGGAGGGGTTCAGGGGACGGTGGTGGCTCGTCGAGCTGACCGAGGCGGAAGGGTTCGGGCGCTTCTTCTGGAGGCGTCGGCGTGGACACAGCTGGCGCGCTGGGCACGCTCGATGTCTCGATCAACGGGCGCTGGGCCGTGGGTGGCGCAGCGGGGCTGGTTGGCGGTGTGGCGGCAGCGGGCGCTGGCGGTGTCAGGAGGGGGCGCACGATGGTGGTGCTTGCCGTCGTTGGGACAGGGCTGGGGGTGTCTACCGATGCGCTCGGAGCGGCGGGCGTGGCCGATTGGCTGACTGGGTTGGGCCGCACGGGCGCTGGGGCGGAAGGCACGCCGGGCGCAAGTGCAGAACCGATGGGTGCAGAAGCGACAGGCGTGGGTGCTGCTGGACGTGCCACCGAGACGGGCGAAGCCAGCCGGACGGGGGCGGGGCGGGCATCGAGATCATGCGGATTACTCACTGCGAGCCTCCTAGGGGCGTGGACGTGATCGAAGCGGTGGCCGTCGGTGTGCTGCCGCTTGCTCCTGACGTGGAAGACGTACTTGGGAGGGGCGTGGGCCGCGTCGACGGGGATGTGCTGGGAGGTGGTTGGAGCGTGCTGGCGGGGGTCATGACGACCGCGAGCGCGTTGGTATCACGGGTGTAGGTGGTCAGTTTCAGCGTGCCCGCCACCAGGCCGTTCTCACCGGCCGATAGCGTGAGGCTGCGGGTGGTGTAGGCGCGGGGGAGGCGGGCGAGGGTCTGGATGTACGCCTGGGTGCGGGCATAGCTGCCGAGCAGCGTCATGTCCAGGTCGATGGCGGTGACGCCGGGCAGACTGCTGGGGCGCACACTGCGGTTGATGCGGCCCGTGCGGACATTCAGCGCGTGGGCGGTTTCGGAGAGCGTCTGGAGGACACTCGGGAGATGCTCAGCATCCGGCAGATTGCTTTTCAGGGCATCGAATTCCGCCTGGAGCTGCTGGTGGCGTTGGGTTTCCTGGGGCAATGCCTGGACTGCCTGCTGGAGTGCCTGAATGTCGGTGTTCAGGGCGTCGCGCTGGCTGAGGGCTGACTGGAGTGGGGGGAGGGTGAGTTGGGTGACGACCAGGCCGCCGATCAGCAGGACCGCGAGGGTGGGGAGGAATTCACGGGTGTTCATGGCGTCACCTGGGCGGTGGTATCGGTGGGGGCGGCACGCAGCTCGACAATGCAGTTCCCTTTGCTGCAATCGACGCTGTGGATGTCAGCGGCGAGGCCGTTCTTCTGGAAGCCGCCGGTGAGCGTCTGGGCATCCTGGGTCTGGGCGGTGAGGTCGTAGGCGCGGGTGACGCGGGTGCCGAAGGGGAGGGTGTCGGTGGGGGAGACGACGTTTGGGCCGCCGAGACTCTGGAGGTGGCCGTGCAGCGCGGTGATGCGCCGGGCAAGGATCGGGAGGTCCTGGGCGAGTGGGCCTTTCGCCTGAGTGAGCGCTTTGGCTTGGGTGTTGCGGGCGGCGAGCTGGTCATTCAGCGCCCGCAGCGCCTGCACGGCATCGGCCTGCTGCTGGAGGGACGCTTTGGTCTGGGTGAGGGTGGTGACCTGCGCCTGCACGCTCTGCGTGAAGACCACCAGTCCGAGATTGATGGCGGCGGCCACGCCGAGGGAGGCCAGGAGCTTGCGGTCCAGCGCGGTCTTCGCGTCCAGGGGGCGCTCCAGCTGTAAGGCCCGCGAGACCGGGTGCGGCTTGACGGTCGCGTCCTCGTCCAGCGCTGCGGGCGCTGGGAGGCGTGCCCCGAGGAGCGCTTCTTCCAGACTGAGGAACAACGGTTCCACGTCTGAGGCGAGCGTATTCGGCTGGTCTGGGCTGCCAACGACGATCACAGAGGGGCGATCTCCGCTGCTGAGGAGCGGAGAGACGGCACTGCTGATCACCTGTGCCAGACTCAGCGGCCGGGCGGTCGAGCCTTCGGCGGTTCGTGCTTGCGTGCGGCTGAAGGCTGCCGGGCGGCCACTGTAGATGCTGGTTTCGTAGCTGCTGGCGGTGACGTTGATGATGACTGCGGTGGTGGTGGTGTGGGTCGCGCGGAGCGTGGCGGTGGCGAGCGGCATCAGGGCGGTCAGTTGCAATCGGGCACCGCGTGCGGCGGCCCGTGCCTGCTGAACGAGGCGCTTGTCGTGCAGGCTGATGAATCGTTCGGTGCCCTGACCGGGCGCCAGGATGGCGAGACTGTTCTGCTGCGCGTCCAGGTAGGGTTGAAGTTCCTTGGCGGGGAGGCCTGCAGGCAGGGTGGTGTCTTTCAGCTCACCGTCGGTCAGCAGCAGCGTCGGGCCTTTTGCCTTGAGGGTGGCGCTGAGCGCTTTGAGGGTGCTGAGCGGCCCGGTGGCCGCACGTTCGCCACTGATCAGGGTGGCGATCCCGCTGGGATCGACATACAGCAGGGTGGTGTGGAGGCGCGGTGCCCGCACGGGCGTGTCGTTCACCTTGAGACGTTTTTCCTTGGCTGGCCGGCGTTTCGGGAGCGTGACGTTCATGCCCGTTCCTTGTCCCACTGCCCGAGCTGGATGGCGAATTCACGCGCCACCTCCTCAGAGATGACGTTATTCTTCACGGCGCGTTTGAGTTCGCTGTCCATCGTGCGGTTCCCATACGGACTTTTGACGACCATGCTGTCGCGTAACCCCTGCAGATAGTTGTCTGCGCCTTCGCCCGCGGGCTTGGGGCGCAGGGTGGTGCGCATTTCCGGGGTGAGCACCATCGATTCGAGGATGATCTGCCGCCCGCCGTCCAGCGTCGGCACCAACTGCTGCGCGAAGATGCCCACCAGCACTTCACTCAGCTGGTGTCGCACGCGGGTCTGCTGCCCGGCAGGGAATTCATTGATGATGCGTTCGACCGTCTGGGCGGCCTCGTTGTTGTGCAGCGTGCTCATCACCAGATGGCCGGTGGCGGCGGCGCGAAAGGCGGCGTCGATGGTTTCGGCGTCGCGCATCTCGCCCACCAGGATGATGTCGGGTTTCTGCCGTAGGGACGCGCGCAGGGCGCTGCTGAACGAGTCGGTGTCGCGGCCGACTTCACGCTGAAGGATGTGGCTCTTCTGGCTGCGGAACATGAACTCGACCGGGTCTTCGATGGTGATGATGTTGTAGGGCCGGGTCTGGTTGACGTGGTTGACGAAGCTCGCCAGGGTGGTACTTTTGCCGCTTCCGGTAGGGCCGGTCACGAGGATCAGGCCACGCTTCTGGTGCAGGGCGTGCCGGAAGCCGTCGGTAAGATGCCCGGTGCCGGGGGGCGGGCCGAGCACGTCATCCAGCAGCTTGAGTTTGCTGAAGTCGGGGATGTCACGTGGGAGGGGGCGCAGCACCAGGTACGGTCGCCCCAGCTCTTTGCCACCAGAAACACGGAAGTTGCTGGTGGCGGTGCTGGTACGGTAGTCCGCGTCCCAGGGGCCTTTCTCGGGAATCTGTTTGTAGCGCTGATCGTGACAGAGCTTTTCGTGGATGTTCTCGACGACCTGACCGGTGAGGATCTCGTAGTGCGTCTGGGGGGTCCAGGCGCCCTGGAGACCGATGAGGGGGGGTTGGCCGGTCTTGAACTGAATGTCGCTGGCACCAGCGCTGGTGAGCTCGTCGAGGACCGTGCCGATGTTGTCGCTTGTGACCTGGATCATGCGTCTCCTGGAAGGAACTTCAGTGAGAAGGGCGAGGTGGGGGGATCAGGGCCGGGTGTCGTTGGTGTTTTTGAGTTCCAGGACGCGTGAGAGGTTGAGTTTGTGTGCGGCGACTTTGGCGAGGCCGTCTTCCAGAAGGGAGCGGAAGCCGCCGACCCGGGCGAGCGCTTCGATGGCCTGCAGGTCGCCGGCAGTAATGGCTTTGCGGATGTCCGGGGTAATGGCCAGGACCTCATGGACGGGAAGACGTTTGTAGTCACCCGTCCCGTGGCAGTACGGGCAGGGTGCGCCGTCTTTCACGCCGGTGCCCTGGAGCATCGTGGCGCCCTTGAACGGGGCATACGCTTCAGGCATGGGGCCTTCCTCGCTGCATTCCGGGCAGGGCTGACCGACCAGGCGCTGCGACGCCACTACCCGCAGGCTCTCGCCAATCAAGTAGGGGGGGACATTCAGGTCCATCAGGCGGCTGATGGTGGCGAAGGCGCTGTTGGTGTGCAGGGTGCTGAGCAGCAGATGGCCGGTCTGGGCGGCCTGTACAGCGATGCCAGCGGTCTCGCTGTCGCGGATTTCGCCCACGAAGATGATGTCGGGGTCCTGACGCAGGATGCTGCGGAGCACGCGGGCGAACGACAGGTCGTTATTGGGGTCGTCACTGCGGCGGATTTCCGTCTGGACCATCAGCGGCTGCTCGTATTCGATGGGGTCTTCGATGGTCATGATCTTGCGGCGGTGATCGTTCAGCCCGCGCAGGATGGTGTGCATCAGGGTGGTCTTGCCGCTGCCAGTGGGGCCAGTGACCAGGATCATGCCATTGGCGGCTTCGGTGGCCTGCTGGAGCAGGGCGAGGTTGGCGGGGGAGAAGCCCGTGGCATCGAGGGCGGGGAGGGTGTGGACTTCCGGCAGGACACGCATCACGACGCTGTCGCCGTGCTGGGAGGGGAGGGAGCTGACGCGCAGGCGGACCAGTTGGGGCGCACCGCGGATGGTCATGGGGAGGTTGAGACGCTTGTCCTGGGGGACGCGCGACTCGATGCTCATGCCGGACATCATCTTGAGCTGGTTGATCAGCTGGATGGCGAGGGCGCTGGGGATCTGGCCGCGGGGGATGAGGTTGCCGTGGACGCGCTCGCGGATCATGACGCCGCCGCGTTCCGGCTGGAAGTGGACGTCGGAGGCCTCGTTCGCCACGGCATCTTCGAGGGCACCGTGAATGCGCTGGGTGACGGGGTTGTTGGGATCGGCGGCGCTCTGGGCGTCGTCGGTGAACTGGGGGCGCTCGGACGCTTCGCGCCGGAGTTGTTCGTCCTGATCGGCCCGGCGATAGAGCGTGCGGAGCAGCTGGTCGATTTCGACGGCGCTGGCGACCGCGACTTTGATCTCGAGATGCTGGGCTTCGTCCTGCACGGCGACGAGGTTGTAGGTGTCGGTGGGGTCGGAGACCAGGACGGTGAGGGTGTTGCCGTCTTTGCTGTAGGGGATGATCTTGTAGTTGTTGATCAGGTAGCTGGAGAGCGCCCCGCGGACATCGGTGTGCGGGGGGTTGCGTTTTGGGTCGATGTACTGCAGGTTGGCGTAGCGGGCGTAGGCTTGCGCGAGCTGTTCGTGGGTGATGCGGCCGGTCTGCAGCAGCGTGAGCTGGAAGTTCGGCTCAGTCAGCTCTGTTGGGGTGATCTCGCCGAAGCCCAGCACATGCAGGGCATCCATGATGGTGCGCATCGGCCGTTCGGCCTCTGGGGCGGTGATCACTGGCCTGGACAACGCGGGGGGTGGGGTGCCGGGCGCTTGCGGATGAAACGCCACCGGGCCGCCCGCGAAGTCCTGCGCTTCTTCGTCGAATGGATCGTCGCCTGCATACACCCGGCTGTCCTGGTAGAGACCGATATACAGGTTCGGGGTGTTGGGTTCGCGCTGGGCGTCCTGGGCAATCGGGTAGTTGATGAGCTGAAAGGCGCCCGTGAGGTGGCTTTCGGGAATACCGCGCCGCCGTGCGAGGGCGATGGGGGAGGCAGTGGGGTGCACGAGATCGGCGACCGCATGACCGTACTGGGCCAGCGCCTCTGCGAAGGGTTCCTTGAACTGATCGGCCGGGTAGGTGGTCAAGGTCATGCTGGTCACTTTGCCCTGCGCTGGGGTGACGGCCTCCGCGTGGGTCAAGCGCGGGCGAGTGGCGGGTGCTGCTCCGCGAGCTGCTGGAGCGCCTGGATCTGCTGGGGATCGTGGGGGGCTTCAAAGCGCAGTGGGGCGTGGCCTGGGGCTGCGAAATGCAGATGCAAGTGGGTAGTGCAGCACCATCGTGACGACGGTGTGCAGGTCAGGGAGGAGGAATTGAGGAACCGTGGCCTGCAGGCGACCCTGAAGGAAGGGACGCAGCGCAGTTTGCCGATCTGGATCGGGACCAGCGCGGAGCCGCACAGGGAGCACGGCGTGCTGGGCATCGAGCATGACCTCGAGCGTCCCGCCGGGCTTGCTGCGGAAGGCCTGCAAGTCGTCGGGCGTGAAGCAGACGCGTGTGTGGGTCTGTTCAGCCCATGTCAGCAGGGTGTCGACGTGACTCAGCCCATAGGTGACGTAGGAGCCATCTGAGATTTTGGAGCCGCCGGGTGGAGGTGGGAAGCGGAGCTGCGTGGGGGCGTCGAGCGTCAGTTTCAGGGAACGGTCTTCATGACCGGGACTCAGGGCCAGCTGAGGTGGCTGGGCCCGCAGGCGAACGCGGGTGTGCTGCTGCACGGTGCGGATGTCCTGGACGCGCTGCAGGACCGCGATCTCTGGGCGGGGCTGTTCGAGGTACAGGTGCGCGAGCAAGGCATACAGCACTGGCGCATGGTGGGAGATCAGGGTGGGGAAGGCCTCGAAGGTGAGGGCGCAGCTGAGATCGCTGGTGCCGTCGTCGGCCTGTTCGGGGCACTGCTCGCGGATGGCGGCAGAGAGCGAGAGCGGCACGGGGCTGGCCCGCTGGGGACGGTCAAGCTGGCGCTGGAGGTGGGGGGGAAGATCGATGTGCGTCATGGAGCCACGGTGGCTGTCGTTGGGGTGACGAACTGCAGAGTTGTCAAGCACCTTGCGCGCCGGTGTTGAACTTCGTCACCCCGAGAACGTCCATGCTCTCGGCATGTCACTTGTCATTCCCGGTTCGCTGCATTCGTTAGTGCTCCAGGTTGAGCCACACCACGCGGCAAAGGTCGCTACATTGGCACGAGAGGCCGCGCCCAGGCTGGGTCTTGACCCAGCGTTGGCATGGGCGGCAGGGTTTCTGCATGACCTGGGGAAGTTGAGTCTTCCGGTACAGGTGCTTGAGGCAGCGAGACCACTCGCGGGTCCGAATGGTCGGTGGTGCAGGGCCATCCGGTGGAGGGGGAGATGATCGTCCGCACGGGCTGGCCGGACGCGCCGGTCGCGCTGTTGAATGCGGTGCGGCATCATCACGAGCGCACGGATGGCTGTGGGTATCCGGA
The Deinococcus ruber DNA segment above includes these coding regions:
- the pilO gene encoding type 4a pilus biogenesis protein PilO, producing MNTREFLPTLAVLLIGGLVVTQLTLPPLQSALSQRDALNTDIQALQQAVQALPQETQRHQQLQAEFDALKSNLPDAEHLPSVLQTLSETAHALNVRTGRINRSVRPSSLPGVTAIDLDMTLLGSYARTQAYIQTLARLPRAYTTRSLTLSAGENGLVAGTLKLTTYTRDTNALAVVMTPASTLQPPPSTSPSTRPTPLPSTSSTSGASGSTPTATASITSTPLGGSQ
- a CDS encoding type IV pilus twitching motility protein PilT is translated as MIQVTSDNIGTVLDELTSAGASDIQFKTGQPPLIGLQGAWTPQTHYEILTGQVVENIHEKLCHDQRYKQIPEKGPWDADYRTSTATSNFRVSGGKELGRPYLVLRPLPRDIPDFSKLKLLDDVLGPPPGTGHLTDGFRHALHQKRGLILVTGPTGSGKSTTLASFVNHVNQTRPYNIITIEDPVEFMFRSQKSHILQREVGRDTDSFSSALRASLRQKPDIILVGEMRDAETIDAAFRAAATGHLVMSTLHNNEAAQTVERIINEFPAGQQTRVRHQLSEVLVGIFAQQLVPTLDGGRQIILESMVLTPEMRTTLRPKPAGEGADNYLQGLRDSMVVKSPYGNRTMDSELKRAVKNNVISEEVAREFAIQLGQWDKERA
- a CDS encoding GspE/PulE family protein encodes the protein MTLTTYPADQFKEPFAEALAQYGHAVADLVHPTASPIALARRRGIPESHLTGAFQLINYPIAQDAQREPNTPNLYIGLYQDSRVYAGDDPFDEEAQDFAGGPVAFHPQAPGTPPPALSRPVITAPEAERPMRTIMDALHVLGFGEITPTELTEPNFQLTLLQTGRITHEQLAQAYARYANLQYIDPKRNPPHTDVRGALSSYLINNYKIIPYSKDGNTLTVLVSDPTDTYNLVAVQDEAQHLEIKVAVASAVEIDQLLRTLYRRADQDEQLRREASERPQFTDDAQSAADPNNPVTQRIHGALEDAVANEASDVHFQPERGGVMIRERVHGNLIPRGQIPSALAIQLINQLKMMSGMSIESRVPQDKRLNLPMTIRGAPQLVRLRVSSLPSQHGDSVVMRVLPEVHTLPALDATGFSPANLALLQQATEAANGMILVTGPTGSGKTTLMHTILRGLNDHRRKIMTIEDPIEYEQPLMVQTEIRRSDDPNNDLSFARVLRSILRQDPDIIFVGEIRDSETAGIAVQAAQTGHLLLSTLHTNSAFATISRLMDLNVPPYLIGESLRVVASQRLVGQPCPECSEEGPMPEAYAPFKGATMLQGTGVKDGAPCPYCHGTGDYKRLPVHEVLAITPDIRKAITAGDLQAIEALARVGGFRSLLEDGLAKVAAHKLNLSRVLELKNTNDTRP
- a CDS encoding HD domain-containing protein — its product is MSLVIPGSLHSLVLQVEPHHAAKVATLAREAAPRLGLDPALAWAAGFLHDLGKLSLPVQVLEAARPLAGPNGRWCRAIRWRGR